The following nucleotide sequence is from Methanolinea sp..
TTTCTCCCAGATGGGCTGGTTCCGGATCGTTTCCATGACGTGGAACGAGGCAGAAAAGACAAAGACGATCGTTCTCGAACATACCGTTGAGTCCGAGTCATTCGGCAATATTGGAAAAAAGGTCTGTTACGGTACAGCCGGGTTGCTCGCAGGAATCATTGAAGGCGCATTCGGGATTAAGGTGCGGGGTAAAGAGATCTCGTGCAGGTCGAAAGGAGATGCAAACTGCGTCTTTGAAATCAAGAACAGGGATGATGGTAACGGATCCTGAACCGGCAGGATTGAAGATACAAAGTTACTGTTCAGACTCTTCTGTGAACGGCAGAAAGGTCGCCCTCGGAAGACCTTCGGTAGAGGCGTGAACACAGGCATCCCATTTTTTTTCACCATCAAGATGTAGTCCCCGACCACGTGGAACCAGAGAGCTCCTTCCCTGCTCCGGAGCGTCCCGGAAGTCTTCTGTTGCAGTTTCATCATCCGGATATCCTGTTCAGCCAGGTTATTGGAGAACGGCACCGAGAAAGTCATACATGAACGAGAAGATATCCTCTCACGTTTCTGGGAACGTCGATGAGGTTTTTCATTTTAACTGCTTCTTTCGCCCACGTTTCATTCCAGTACAAGGAACATCAGGGACCGGATTTCCCTGCATACCGGATTCAATTATCTGGTGGTATCTCTCTTCGAACATTGAGACCTGACGAGGATAAAGGGACAATGAATGCTCGCGGCACTCATCCACGGCCCTTTTTATCTCCTGGATAAGGTCATGCATATGCTCACTCCAGTCCTGGTGGTAATTCTCCGTGATCCCTTTTAGTTCACGAAGAAGATGTGCATTGCAGAGTGCCTGACGGCCTGGATACCGGAAATACAGC
It contains:
- a CDS encoding transposase; the encoded protein is MDDLQIPGRGSVTRWSMTSGQLYFRYPGRQALCNAHLLRELKGITENYHQDWSEHMHDLIQEIKRAVDECREHSLSLYPRQVSMFEERYHQIIESGMQGNPVPDVPCTGMKRGRKKQLK